CAGGCTTTGCAGGTTGTGTTTGCACCGGTACCCGGCGAGGTGACCGGTTTTGTCGGTGGTTTTTTATTCGGTAATGTATCCGGCGTAATCCTCTCGACGGTTGGTCTTACAGTTGGTTCTGTTGTGGCATTTGGTATTGCGCGCATGTTCGGTATGAAGTTCGTGGAAAAGATCGTCAAAAAACATTATATCGATAAATTTAATTTTTTTGTTACCCATAAAGGTCTCTACATAACATTCATCTTCTTTCTCATCCCCGGGTTCCCCAAGGACTCTCTCTGCTACCTGCTTGGACTAACTCATATGCGGCTCATTGATTTTATTCTCATGAACATCTTTGGCAGATTGCCTGGTACGCTCATGCTGACATTACAGGGAAGCGCCGTGAAGGATGGAAAGTATCAGGCGTTTTTTTTGTTGCTTGTTGTAAGCATTCTTT
This sequence is a window from Syntrophorhabdaceae bacterium. Protein-coding genes within it:
- a CDS encoding TVP38/TMEM64 family protein, whose amino-acid sequence is MNKKSIVNSSRLSLILRSILLVSILALIILMFYVYHEGAWRDVFAYYRFFFDFKKLKIFIASFGPYAAFVFVLVQALQVVFAPVPGEVTGFVGGFLFGNVSGVILSTVGLTVGSVVAFGIARMFGMKFVEKIVKKHYIDKFNFFVTHKGLYITFIFFLIPGFPKDSLCYLLGLTHMRLIDFILMNIFGRLPGTLMLTLQGSAVKDGKYQAFFLLLVVSILLTFGLYLARNHIIRVFIFIVHPITKYFLNLRHKKNTDKE